A segment of the Fusobacterium ulcerans genome:
ATAATGTCATATTTCACTATTTTAACCTCCAGCACAATTCTTTTTTAATGTTCACACCAATTCATATTTTGTGAAAAAACATTGAATGGCAGGTTGGCATGGATCTCCCCTGTGCGACCAGAGTAGTCATAATTCCATCCCCCTATATTTGTTCCATTCCTAAAATCATTTGTATTGTAAACTTCATTACTACTATTTACTCTTTCATTTTCTGGAGTCTTAGGAATGCTGTTTCTCCCATATATTTCTGCAAAGGAAATAGTTTCTCCAGTGGGAGTTTTAAAATCTAAAATTTTAAGATTATCCTTTGCTCCATCTTTAGTGAGATCAGGGTAATCTTTAGTTAGAGTATAATATTTTTCAAGGGCTATTCTAAGTTCTCTCAAATTTTTTAGAGTAGCTTCTGCTTTTCTAGCTTCTTTTAAGTCATTTATATTGTAGATACCTATTAGAATTATTACTGCTATTCCTAAAATAACAGTACCAGTTCCCAACATTACTTTCCAATCAAAATTTTTTTTCATTGCTGTTCCTTATCTTTTTGGTTTAATAAAAGCATCTCTTACAATTATTCCAGCTTCTTTAGGAAGAGTGACTTCAATTTCTAAAGGACCTCTTTTTACTGATATCCATCCCAATCCTTTAAATACCAATTCTTCTCCAGCCTGTACTTTTATTTTTTTCTTTATCATTTCCAATTTTTTATATTGATCTCTGCAATTATCACATGGAGGATAAAGCAGATCTTTTCTACCAGAAGTCAGAAGTTCTTTTAATCTTTCTGTATTTGTTTCATGGAAAGTTACATCTTTTGCAGCATAAAGAGAGAAGATAGGCATAGTGTCATCTTCATTTAAAACTCTAAACCAAAGTAATTCTCCAATTAAAAGAGCTCTTCCTTTTTTTACTTTAAAAGTTTTTCTAGAAATTTCACCAGATGGAACCATTTTTAAGTTGCATTCCTCACATACTAAATCTGAAATACGACCTTCAGGAATAAGTCCAGGAGTATCTACTAATACAATGTTTGTATGAGGAATTTGGTTTTTTACACTTTTAAGTGTAGTACCTGGATATTTAGAAACTGTTACTTTTTTAGCTCCTAAAAGTCTATTTACAATACTTGATTTTCCAACATTAGTAACACCAAGAACTATAGCTTCCACTCCATCAGGATAGAAATGCTTTATTTTTTTAAATATACCATTAATTCCATAACCATTTTTACTGCTTACAATTGCAATATCAAGAGGAGCAATTCCCTCTTCTGCCAATCTGTCTTTTACCCAATCAGATACTTCAGAAGGATGTTTGTCATCAGGGATAAGATCCAGTTTATTGATAACTACTATTGAGTCCATTTCTCTAAGAACATCAAGTATTTCATCATCAAAAGAACCTTCAAAATCTATTATATCAAATACTGCTACAGCTAATTTAGAATACTGCATAGCTTCCTGTACTTCTTTTCTGTAATCATCTTTGTTTAATCTTACAGGCATATATTTACCATAATTTTTTATTTTAAAACATCTCTGGCAGTAATGATCACCATTTTCTTGAAGTTTTCCTTCTGGTAAATATCCACTTTTATTTGCATCCTCACTTTGTAATTCTATTCCACACCCAACACATTTTTTGCCCATACACATCTCTCCTTAACTTAATACATCATAAACTATATTCAAATTTGTATAAATACACATTTCACCAGCTATTTCCATAGCTTCCACTGCTATTTCTTCAGCAGACATATCCTTGTTGTTCCTTATAAGAGCTCTGGCAGCAGCATAAGCATAGTTACCACCGCTTCCAATAGCAGCTACATCTCCATCAGGTTCTATTACATCACCATTACCTGAAAGAATCAGTATCATATTTTTATCAGCTACAATAAGCATAGCATCTAAAACTCTTAGAGCTTTATCTGTTCTCCAGTCCTTTGCAAGTTCCACAGAGGCTTTTTTTAAATTTCCTCCAAACTCATCTAATTTATTTTCAAATTTATCCATTAGTGCAAAAGCATCAGCAGCAGCTCCTGCAAATCCAGCTAAAACTTCATAATCACCTATTTTACGTATTTTTTTTGCATTGCCTTTGAAAACTACCTCTCCAAAAGTGACTTGTCCATCACCTGCAACAGCAACTTTTCCATCTTTTTTTACTGCTATAATTGTAGTAGCTCTTATCATAATGTTTCACTCCTCTAACTTTGATTCATAAAGTCAAATGGTATTTTATATAAAATTTCCTGATATATTTTGGTACTCTCTATTGTAACATGTCCCATAAGTTCTTGCAAAAAATTAAGGCTCATTCCTTTAGTTAATAAATGAACCGCAAAAGTATGCCTAAAACTATAGGGGCTGATTTCTCTTGTAATTCCAGCTCTGGCAGCATATCTATCAACTATTCTTCTTAATGATCTGTCACTCAATCTGCTGCCAGAACCATTGACAAAAAGAATACTTGAGTTATATTTATCTCCATATTTTTCTTTTTTTGCTTCTACATATCTTTTGAAATATTCTCTAGTTCTTTGACTGAAAAATACATATCTATTAGCTTTGCCATTAGAGACTAAAAGAGTTCTGCTGTCAAGATCAAAAACCTGTTCACCAATACTGAGCATTTCAGTAGAAGTTATACCACTTGAATAAAGCAATTCAAGTATTAATCTATCTCTTAACCCATTTGCATTATCTGTATTTATTACATCTCTAAGCTTATTTATTTCTTCTAAAGTAAGGATATCTGGTTTTTCTGCTTCAAAAGAAGGAGAATTAATTATTTCAATAGGATTATTCTTAATGAGATTATTTTTCATTAAATATTTAAAAAATGATCTTAAGGATGAAAGTTTTCTATTGATTGATCTTTTTCCTACTTCGTTTTTTTGAAGAGCTATGATAAATCCCCTGAGCATAACAGGAGTTATTTTTGAAGCTTCTTCAATTTTTTCTATATTTTTTAGATATTCACTAAGTTGAGAAAGATCTTTTTTTAGAGATTTAATAGTATTAAGACTTTTATTTTCTCCAAATTCAGCATAATATAAAAAATCTTTTATATTTTTATCTAAGTTTTCCATCTTTCCTCCCAGTATATCTGACATCCTCTTATATTATAGCCTATATTAAGAAATATTTCTATGCTAGTTCTTTTATTTTACTTTCCAAATGATCTAAAGCTATTTTAGAAATAGCATTGTATCTTTCTTTTTTATCTCTTATTCTTATTCCATCAAGAGATCTTATAATTCCAAAGTTAGGTCCCATAGGCTGAAAATTCTTTTTTTCTTCAGTGACATATTTTATCATTGCACCAATGGCACTTCTGTCATCTAATATAAAAGGAGCTTTTCCTAATAATTTATGAGCAATATTGATAGCAGCCATAGCACCAGTAGATATAGAAGAAACATAACCTTCGCTTCCTGTTATTTGACCAGCAAAATAGATATTATCTTTTGTTTTTAATTTTAATGTTTCATCTAACAATCTTGATGAATCTATAAATGTATTTCTGTGCATAACTCCATATCTTATGAAATCGGCATTTTCAAGTCCAGGAATCATAGAGAAAACTCTTTTTTGTTCTCCCCATTTAAGATTTGTCTGAAATCCTACAATATTATATAATTTTCCTTCTTTATCATCTTGTCTAAGCTGAACAACAGCATAGTCCATTTTATCAGTTTTAGGGTTGATAAGCCCTTTAGGTTTTAATGGACCAAATACAAGAGTTCTTTCACCTGTCATTGCTATTCTTTCTACAGGCATACATGCTTCAAAAAGTTTTTCTTCTTCAAAAGTTTTTAGAGGAGCTCTCTCTGCTGTTATTAAAGCATTATAAAAAGCATAGTATTCCTCTTTATTCATAGGACAGTTGATATATTCCCCTTCTCCTTTTCCATAACGAGACTGACGATAAGCTTTTTCCATGTCGATAGATTCTAAAGTAACAATGGGAGCAGCAGCATCATAAAAATAAAGATGATCACTATGAGTAAGTTCAGCTATTTTTTTAGATAATATTTCAGAAG
Coding sequences within it:
- the yqeH gene encoding ribosome biogenesis GTPase YqeH, with product MGKKCVGCGIELQSEDANKSGYLPEGKLQENGDHYCQRCFKIKNYGKYMPVRLNKDDYRKEVQEAMQYSKLAVAVFDIIDFEGSFDDEILDVLREMDSIVVINKLDLIPDDKHPSEVSDWVKDRLAEEGIAPLDIAIVSSKNGYGINGIFKKIKHFYPDGVEAIVLGVTNVGKSSIVNRLLGAKKVTVSKYPGTTLKSVKNQIPHTNIVLVDTPGLIPEGRISDLVCEECNLKMVPSGEISRKTFKVKKGRALLIGELLWFRVLNEDDTMPIFSLYAAKDVTFHETNTERLKELLTSGRKDLLYPPCDNCRDQYKKLEMIKKKIKVQAGEELVFKGLGWISVKRGPLEIEVTLPKEAGIIVRDAFIKPKR
- the hslV gene encoding ATP-dependent protease subunit HslV; its protein translation is MIRATTIIAVKKDGKVAVAGDGQVTFGEVVFKGNAKKIRKIGDYEVLAGFAGAAADAFALMDKFENKLDEFGGNLKKASVELAKDWRTDKALRVLDAMLIVADKNMILILSGNGDVIEPDGDVAAIGSGGNYAYAAARALIRNNKDMSAEEIAVEAMEIAGEMCIYTNLNIVYDVLS
- a CDS encoding tyrosine-type recombinase/integrase — its product is MENLDKNIKDFLYYAEFGENKSLNTIKSLKKDLSQLSEYLKNIEKIEEASKITPVMLRGFIIALQKNEVGKRSINRKLSSLRSFFKYLMKNNLIKNNPIEIINSPSFEAEKPDILTLEEINKLRDVINTDNANGLRDRLILELLYSSGITSTEMLSIGEQVFDLDSRTLLVSNGKANRYVFFSQRTREYFKRYVEAKKEKYGDKYNSSILFVNGSGSRLSDRSLRRIVDRYAARAGITREISPYSFRHTFAVHLLTKGMSLNFLQELMGHVTIESTKIYQEILYKIPFDFMNQS
- the trmFO gene encoding methylenetetrahydrofolate--tRNA-(uracil(54)-C(5))-methyltransferase (FADH(2)-oxidizing) TrmFO; protein product: MNNKEVIIVGAGLAGCEAAYQLAKRGIKVKLYEMKSKKMTEAHKNKYFAELVCSNSLGGDNLANASGLMKEELRKLDSLLIKIADKNRVPAGQALAVDRDGFSIEITEYLRNMENVEIIEEEFTEIPEDQIVLIASGPLTSEILSKKIAELTHSDHLYFYDAAAPIVTLESIDMEKAYRQSRYGKGEGEYINCPMNKEEYYAFYNALITAERAPLKTFEEEKLFEACMPVERIAMTGERTLVFGPLKPKGLINPKTDKMDYAVVQLRQDDKEGKLYNIVGFQTNLKWGEQKRVFSMIPGLENADFIRYGVMHRNTFIDSSRLLDETLKLKTKDNIYFAGQITGSEGYVSSISTGAMAAINIAHKLLGKAPFILDDRSAIGAMIKYVTEEKKNFQPMGPNFGIIRSLDGIRIRDKKERYNAISKIALDHLESKIKELA